From one Dermacentor andersoni chromosome 1, qqDerAnde1_hic_scaffold, whole genome shotgun sequence genomic stretch:
- the LOC126547401 gene encoding cathepsin D-like, whose amino-acid sequence MDYIGEVKLGTPGQTFRIIFDTGSADFWVPSVRCTEGCHDRRKYDHSHSSSHVSDGTAVSIKYGSGEVRGVLSSDTLHLGNGAVPAQPFAEITHASQGIFRPGPFDGEIGRDVPFDGIIGLAYPKVSSLNVKPVFDAIMEHKLVPQSVFSFYLGSSSSGRPAGELVLGGINHEHFRGSMHYVSVTKKRHWEFKMDRVQAGSDKRFCVGGCWTVVDSGSSFIEGPGEEIDGISRVIGAQKTEHGKYLVDCKKVSKLPKLVFTIGGRQHKLKGADYIVKLLASDNRVRCYAGFGTTDDYGTKKPLWILGQVFMRKFYTVFDRDADRIGFAEAR is encoded by the exons ATGGACTACATCGGCGAAGTTAAGCTGGGCACGCCAGGTCAAACATTCCGTATTATCTTTGACACGGGCTCCGCTGACTTCTGGGTCCCATCCGTTCGGTGTACGGAAGGCTGCC ATGATCGCCGGAAATACGATCATTCGCACTCCAGCTCGCACGTCTCAGACGGTACGGCGGTGTCCATCAAGTACGGCAGCGGCGAAGTACGCGGTGTGCTCTCCTCCGACACGCTACACCTAGGCAACGGTGCGGTGCCCGCACAGCCATTCGCCGAAATCACGCACGCGTCGCAAGGCATCTTCCGGCCTGGACCGTTCGACGGAGAGATTGGGCGGGACGTTCCCTTTGACGGCATTATCGGGCTCGCCTACCCTAAGGTGTCGTCACTAAATGTGAAACCGGTGTTCGACGCCATAATGGAGCACAAGCTGGTGCCCCAATCCGTCTTCTCCTTCTACCTGGGAAGCAGCTCGAGCGGCAGACCCGCCGGCGAGCTTGTACTCGGTGGCATCAATCACGAACACTTCAGGGGCAGCATGCACTACGTGTCGGTCACCAAGAAGCGCCACTGGGAATTCAAGATGGACCG GGTTCAAGCTGGAAGCGACAAACGTTTCTGTGTCGGCGGCTGCTGGACTGTAGTTGACTCGGGATCGTCGTTCATCGAAGGACCCGGCGAAGAAATCGACGGGATCAGCAGAGTGATTGGTGCCCAGAAGACAGAGCATGGGAAG TACCTCGTGGATTGCAAGAAAGTTAGCAAGTTGCCGAAGCTCGTGTTCACCATTGGCGGCAGACAGCATAAACTCAAAGGAGCCGACTACATAGTCAAG TTGCTAGCATCGGACAACCGAGTGCGATGCTACGCCGGCTTTGGAACTACAGACGACTATGGCACGAAGAAGCCCTTGTGGATCCTGGGTCAAGTTTTCATGCGGAAATTCTACACAGTCTTTGACCGAGATGCCGACAGAATCGGATTTGCCGAAGCGCGCTAG